A region from the Antennarius striatus isolate MH-2024 chromosome 24, ASM4005453v1, whole genome shotgun sequence genome encodes:
- the wbp4 gene encoding WW domain-binding protein 4, translating into MADYWKSQPRKFCQYCKCWIADNKPSIEFHERGKNHKENVAAKISEIKKKSVDKAKQEERMSKDFAAMEEAAMKAYEEDLKRMEREAAGIESPAPAPQSKRQPQPLVGPQVNNQVKSHAKKDMKNMSKKHQKHFKGNKRPRPQNVSQVWVEGQTDDGNKYYYNTITGESQWEKPGSGGFQGETSVYEQPAQTETPSGRRWMEAVSPDGYTYYYNSETGESSWEKPADCTPCDASADYIPSEVSGENPEEENQEQPSTAQAEQLSGVEDTSNGASGLKPCASQMVEVPEESSQQSNVPKISFRKRKAEFVPSGKEDKDVEGQNTPREDAEQTKKEEAVPSTPAEPEKKEEVVQQKQAQVKRRKGANPYGAWEKIKEEVDPYTKVDLQLPQMEGCSTSVPADLPPEPKHKFKERIITSLGEEGGPTSFRKSKTQNGKSRSLRQRDDDD; encoded by the exons AT ggCTGATTACTGGAAATCACAACCGAGAAAATTCTGTCAGTACTGCAAATGTTGGATTGCAGACAATAAGCCT AGCATCGAGTTCCACGAACGAGGGAAGAACCACAAGGAAAATGTAGCTGCAAAAATCTCAGAG ATTAAAAAGAAGAGCGTTGACAAGGCAAAGCAGGAGGAACGTATGTCCAAAGACTTTGCAGCCATGGAGGAGGCTGCAATGAAGGCATATGAGGAAGACCTGAAGAGGATGGAAAGGGAGGCAGCAG GAATAGAAtcaccagctccagctccacagTCAAAACGTCAGCCTCAACCTTTGGTGGGACCCCAGGTGAACAACCAGGTGAAGAGCCATGCGAAAAAGGATATGAAGAACAtgtcaaaaaaacatcaaaagcaCTTTAAGGGAAATAAGAGGCCCAGACCGCAAAACGTATCACAGGTTTGGGTTGAAGGGCAGACGGATGACGGAAACAAATACTATTACAACACAATAACTGGAG aaTCTCAGTGGGAGAAACCAGGCTCTGGAGGTTTCCAGGGAGAAACTTCAGTCTACGAGCAGCCAGCCCAGACCGAG ACTCCTTCAGGCCGTCGTTGGATGGAAGCTGTCAGCCCTGATGgttacacatattactacaacTCAGAGACTGGAG AGTCCAGCTGGGAAAAGCCAGCAGATTGTACTCCTTGTGATGCATCAGCAGACTATATTCCCAGTGAGGTGTCTGGAGAAAACCCAGAAGAAGAGAATCAGGAGCAGCCATCGACGGCTCAGGCGGAGCAGCTTTCAGGAGTAGAGGACACCTCTAATGGGGCTTCAGGGCTCAAGCCCTGTGCATCACAGATGGTTGAAGTCCCTGAAGAATCCAGCCAGCAAAGCAATGTCCCAAAAATCAGCTTCAGG aaaagGAAAGCTGAATTTGTGCCTTCAGGAAAGGAGGATAAAGATGTAGAAGGTCAAAACACTCCTAGAGAGGATGctgaacagacaaaaaaagaggaagcgGTCCCGAGCACGCCGGCTGAACctgagaagaaggaggaagttGTGCAACAAAAGCAAGCCCAAGTCAAGAGGAGGAAAGGCGCAAATCCATACGGAGCCTGGGAAAAGATCAAGGAAGAGGTGGATCCATA TACCAAAGTGGACTTACAGTTGCCGCAGATGGAAGGATGCTCCACTAGCGTTCCGGCTGACCTGCCACCAGAGCCAAAACACAAGTTTAAGGAACGCATCATCACCTCGctgggagaggaaggaggaccCACTTCATTCAGGAAAAGCAAAACGCAGAACGGCAAATCCAGAAGCCTCCGACAGAGAGACGATGACGACTGA